In Pseudothermotoga sp., a genomic segment contains:
- a CDS encoding DUF1576 domain-containing protein: MHIFFEVFRALLKKFFPKDQEKFKVSILYFFGFSFTLFGIFSNGLRHPTEFLNDLLEIIRTPDYLLTDYIQIGGLSAAFFNSGILMLFFTLILQLLKVPITGLSYASVLTVGGFALFGKNIFNVWPIILGVVLYSLYKKEPVQRYIYVAYFGTAISPLVSFVAFSSPFDHSIRFAISYGVGILVGFFLPSMASYFLTLHKGYNLYNVGFTCGLIGTVAAAFLRVYGIQIPIQIVWSSGNNLILSLFLISLFFFVWLCGWLLNGRSWRGYKKLLRHSGRLLTDFIVLEGLPFTLMNIGLLGAISTIYVLLTKSQLNGPTVGGIMTVAGFAALGKHLRNVMPVMVGVTIASLTNSYELGSPNNVLAALFGTTVAPIAGEFGIIWGAVAGFVHNAMVNNVGFLHAGFNLYNNGFAGGLVTIILIPIIKAVHKREDL, encoded by the coding sequence ATGCACATTTTCTTTGAAGTTTTTCGAGCCTTATTGAAAAAGTTTTTTCCCAAAGATCAGGAAAAGTTCAAAGTGAGCATACTTTACTTCTTTGGTTTCTCTTTCACTTTGTTCGGAATTTTTTCTAACGGTTTACGGCACCCTACAGAATTTTTGAATGATTTACTTGAGATAATCCGAACGCCAGATTATTTGCTAACTGATTACATTCAAATCGGTGGTTTATCCGCAGCTTTTTTCAACTCAGGTATACTCATGTTATTCTTCACGTTGATTCTACAGCTTTTGAAAGTGCCCATCACGGGGCTCTCCTACGCCTCGGTGTTGACGGTTGGGGGGTTTGCGCTCTTCGGTAAAAACATTTTCAATGTATGGCCAATCATCCTTGGAGTGGTTCTTTATTCTCTCTATAAAAAAGAACCAGTTCAAAGGTACATTTACGTGGCTTATTTTGGAACGGCAATCTCACCTTTGGTTTCTTTTGTGGCCTTTTCGTCGCCGTTCGATCATTCAATACGGTTTGCAATTTCGTACGGTGTTGGTATCTTAGTTGGTTTCTTTTTACCATCTATGGCGAGTTACTTTCTAACGCTGCACAAGGGTTACAACTTATATAATGTCGGATTCACCTGTGGTTTGATCGGGACCGTGGCAGCAGCTTTTTTGAGGGTCTACGGCATTCAAATTCCGATTCAAATAGTATGGAGTTCCGGGAACAATTTGATTTTGTCGTTATTTTTAATATCGCTATTTTTCTTCGTTTGGTTGTGTGGTTGGTTGCTGAACGGCAGGAGTTGGCGTGGATATAAAAAATTGTTGAGACACTCAGGAAGATTGTTAACTGATTTCATCGTTTTGGAGGGTTTACCATTTACATTGATGAACATAGGACTTCTCGGTGCGATTTCGACGATCTACGTCCTTTTGACCAAGAGTCAGTTGAATGGCCCGACGGTTGGAGGAATAATGACCGTGGCGGGGTTCGCTGCTCTCGGAAAACATCTTAGAAATGTCATGCCAGTGATGGTTGGTGTGACGATAGCAAGTTTGACAAACAGTTATGAATTGGGAAGTCCCAACAATGTACTTGCTGCTTTGTTTGGAACCACAGTTGCACCGATAGCTGGTGAGTTTGGAATCATTTGGGGTGCCGTTGCGGGTTTCGTGCACAACGCCATGGTGAACAACGTAGGCTTTCTCCACGCAGGTTTCAACCTCTACAACAACGGTTTTGCAGGGGGATTAGTAACCATAATACTGATACCGATCATCAAGGCAGTTCACAAGAGGGAGGATCTGTGA
- a CDS encoding DUF3798 domain-containing protein, with the protein MKKLFIVAVLLFSLMSFAALGFKIGLVTGTVSQGEDEYRGGENVVRKYGNEIIHVTYPDKFMQEQETTISRIVELAYDPKVKAIVICQGVPGTVAAIRRVKEFRPDMIFVVGVPHEDPEVVGAVADVIFETDTPGRGITIVDLAYKMGAKRFIHYSFPRHMSYKLLAERRNIMEQRCKELGIEFIFVSAPDPLGEQGLTGAQQFILEDVPRQIAKYGKDTAFFSTNCGMQEPLIKAIAQHGGIYPEQCCPSPTHGYPGALGIEIPAEKKGDYNYILKAINQKVIERGAAGRFATWPVPINMVFTEAGVEVAIELVQKKIKSNDMNAVKSVLDRVVSSKISGYGIKTIKRYPKAGNYYMVTLDSVIFGVTQF; encoded by the coding sequence ATGAAGAAACTTTTCATAGTCGCTGTTTTACTCTTCTCACTCATGAGTTTTGCAGCTCTTGGATTTAAAATCGGCCTTGTCACAGGCACTGTGTCGCAGGGTGAGGACGAATATCGTGGAGGCGAAAACGTCGTTAGAAAGTACGGCAACGAAATCATCCATGTGACTTATCCAGACAAGTTCATGCAGGAGCAAGAAACAACGATCTCAAGAATCGTCGAACTTGCTTATGATCCCAAAGTGAAAGCTATTGTGATCTGTCAAGGTGTTCCTGGAACTGTTGCTGCGATCAGGAGAGTTAAAGAGTTCAGGCCTGACATGATCTTTGTCGTGGGTGTACCTCACGAAGACCCAGAAGTTGTAGGTGCCGTTGCAGATGTTATATTCGAGACAGACACTCCGGGTCGTGGAATCACGATAGTTGATCTTGCTTACAAAATGGGTGCCAAGAGATTCATACATTATTCCTTCCCCAGACACATGAGTTACAAACTGCTCGCTGAAAGAAGGAACATCATGGAACAACGTTGTAAAGAACTCGGCATAGAGTTCATCTTCGTTTCCGCACCAGATCCACTCGGTGAGCAAGGTTTAACTGGGGCTCAGCAGTTCATCCTTGAAGATGTTCCAAGGCAAATTGCGAAGTATGGAAAAGACACGGCTTTCTTCTCAACTAACTGTGGTATGCAGGAACCGTTGATCAAAGCCATAGCTCAACACGGTGGAATTTATCCAGAGCAATGTTGTCCATCACCGACGCACGGTTATCCCGGAGCACTCGGTATTGAGATACCTGCAGAAAAGAAAGGTGACTACAATTACATACTGAAAGCTATCAACCAAAAGGTTATTGAAAGAGGCGCTGCTGGAAGGTTTGCAACTTGGCCGGTGCCGATCAACATGGTGTTCACTGAAGCTGGTGTGGAGGTAGCTATAGAGTTGGTTCAAAAGAAGATCAAGTCCAATGACATGAACGCAGTTAAGTCGGTACTCGATAGGGTGGTTTCGAGTAAGATATCTGGTTATGGTATCAAAACGATCAAGAGATATCCGAAAGCAGGGAACTATTACATGGTCACTCTGGATTCTGTTATATTCGGCGTGACTCAATTTTGA
- a CDS encoding sugar ABC transporter ATP-binding protein: protein MKEDVGGDADIFFEMGRVIMPKVLEMRNINKSFYGNQVLKNVNLTLSEGEIHGLVGENGAGKTTLMNILFGMPVIHSTGGFEGEILINGERVVIDSPRKAMEYGIGMVHQEFMLIPGFTVTENIKLNREITKNNLLSKVFGKSLNTLDFATMRDEAKQAINTIGMSIDEWAVVAGLPVAHKQFIEIAREIDKKNLKILVLDEPTAVLSEAEAEKLLDVVRYLARKGVAILFISHRLSEVLKVSDRITILRDGVVVDSKIASSFTLSEIAEKMVGRKLEGLTLPPRSKEPSDEDIIMSIKNLKVYMPGESVKDFSIDIRRGEILGIGGLAGHGKLGVANGIAGMYPAEGEVYLEGKPYRLNDASYALKNGIVYLSEDRRGVGLLLDESVEMNITATAIQAFGDFTRKFLFLTLYDRKKIRQHALEMIKKLDIRCKSPTQIVRRLSGGNQQKVCLARAFTLKPKILFVSEPTRGIDVGAKKLVLDYLINMNREYGITIVMTSSELAELRTICDRIAIVAEGRLSAILSPKASDAEFGLAMAGELQEVTHRG, encoded by the coding sequence ATGAAAGAAGATGTCGGCGGTGACGCCGACATCTTTTTTGAGATGGGGAGGGTGATCATGCCAAAGGTTTTAGAAATGCGGAACATAAACAAATCGTTCTATGGTAATCAGGTCCTCAAGAATGTCAATCTCACTCTATCTGAGGGCGAAATTCATGGTCTTGTAGGTGAAAACGGAGCGGGAAAGACCACCCTTATGAACATTCTTTTTGGCATGCCTGTCATCCACAGTACGGGAGGTTTTGAAGGAGAGATTCTGATCAATGGTGAAAGAGTAGTTATAGACAGCCCAAGAAAAGCTATGGAATACGGTATAGGAATGGTACATCAAGAATTCATGCTCATACCTGGTTTTACTGTTACTGAAAACATAAAGTTGAACAGGGAAATAACTAAGAACAACTTGTTGAGTAAAGTGTTCGGCAAATCCTTGAATACCCTTGATTTTGCGACCATGAGAGATGAAGCAAAACAAGCGATCAATACGATCGGTATGTCTATCGATGAGTGGGCAGTGGTTGCGGGCCTACCTGTGGCTCACAAACAGTTCATAGAAATCGCCAGAGAAATCGACAAGAAAAACCTCAAGATATTGGTTCTGGACGAACCCACCGCTGTACTTTCCGAAGCTGAAGCAGAGAAATTGTTGGACGTTGTTCGTTATCTTGCCAGAAAGGGTGTTGCCATACTTTTCATTTCTCATAGACTGAGTGAAGTGTTGAAAGTTTCAGACAGAATAACGATCCTCAGAGACGGCGTTGTAGTTGATAGTAAGATTGCGTCGTCGTTCACACTCTCAGAAATCGCTGAAAAAATGGTTGGTAGAAAGCTTGAAGGTTTGACTCTGCCCCCTAGGTCGAAGGAACCTTCCGATGAAGATATCATCATGTCTATAAAAAATCTCAAAGTTTACATGCCCGGTGAGAGTGTGAAAGATTTCAGTATAGATATTCGTCGTGGAGAAATACTTGGTATAGGAGGCTTGGCAGGTCATGGAAAACTCGGTGTGGCCAATGGAATAGCGGGAATGTATCCTGCAGAGGGTGAAGTCTATCTTGAAGGAAAGCCCTACAGATTGAACGATGCTTCTTACGCTTTGAAAAACGGCATTGTCTATCTCTCTGAGGATAGAAGAGGTGTGGGACTTTTGTTGGATGAATCTGTGGAAATGAATATAACCGCGACGGCCATACAAGCTTTCGGAGATTTTACCAGAAAGTTTTTGTTTCTCACTCTGTACGACAGGAAGAAAATCAGACAACATGCGCTTGAAATGATCAAAAAGCTTGATATACGTTGCAAATCACCGACGCAAATTGTGAGGAGACTCAGTGGAGGTAATCAGCAGAAAGTTTGCCTGGCGAGGGCATTCACTCTAAAACCGAAAATACTTTTTGTTTCTGAACCTACTAGGGGTATCGATGTCGGTGCAAAGAAACTCGTGTTGGATTACTTGATCAACATGAACAGGGAATACGGTATCACGATAGTCATGACCTCGAGTGAACTTGCGGAATTGAGAACCATCTGCGATAGAATTGCTATAGTTGCTGAGGGAAGGCTCTCTGCGATACTTTCTCCAAAAGCAAGTGATGCAGAATTTGGTTTAGCAATGGCTGGGGAGCTGCAGGAGGTGACACATCGTGGATAA
- a CDS encoding ABC transporter permease: MDKFIEWIKKVDIPTLIIFLFLIALFILAAFTNVSIPSLLSDSIRRIGMNGVLVLAMVPTIRVGTGPNFGLPVGIIGGLLGALISMQLGLAGFAGLWIAVLLAILICTVIGLGYAWLLEKVRGQEMMVGTYMGYSIVAFMSILWLMLPFTNPDMIWAIGGRGLRYTLALDRYFGHILNNFLKFKIGGFEIPTGLLLFFAGSCLVVYLFFRTRVGLAIDLVGQNERYAISSGVNPRRARLMAVVLSTVIAGVGIIVYAQSYGFLQLYQAPLFMTFPAVASILIGGASIKRASIRNVVVGTVVFQTLLTIALPVLSQVTRGDITEVMRLIVSNGMILYALTRAPREAS; encoded by the coding sequence GTGGATAAATTCATCGAGTGGATCAAGAAAGTTGATATACCAACGCTCATCATCTTTTTGTTTCTCATAGCCTTGTTCATTCTCGCAGCTTTTACAAACGTTTCCATTCCTTCTTTGTTGAGTGACTCGATCCGACGTATTGGCATGAATGGGGTTCTTGTTCTTGCAATGGTTCCAACGATCAGAGTTGGAACTGGACCAAACTTTGGTTTGCCTGTTGGAATCATAGGGGGACTTTTGGGCGCTCTGATAAGTATGCAGCTTGGCTTGGCAGGATTTGCTGGTCTTTGGATCGCAGTTCTATTGGCGATATTGATATGTACTGTGATAGGTTTAGGCTACGCTTGGTTGCTAGAAAAGGTGCGAGGACAAGAGATGATGGTGGGAACGTACATGGGTTACTCGATAGTCGCATTCATGTCGATTCTCTGGTTGATGCTTCCGTTCACGAACCCCGACATGATTTGGGCAATAGGTGGTAGGGGTTTGAGATACACTCTCGCTCTCGATAGGTATTTTGGACATATACTCAACAATTTCCTGAAATTCAAGATCGGTGGTTTTGAGATACCGACAGGTTTACTCCTCTTTTTTGCAGGTTCTTGTCTTGTAGTGTATTTGTTCTTCAGAACGAGAGTGGGACTCGCAATAGATCTGGTTGGTCAAAATGAAAGATACGCGATCAGCTCTGGTGTTAACCCAAGGAGAGCAAGATTGATGGCCGTTGTCCTATCCACTGTGATCGCAGGTGTTGGGATCATAGTGTACGCTCAAAGTTATGGTTTTCTCCAACTTTACCAAGCTCCTTTGTTCATGACTTTCCCTGCTGTAGCTTCGATACTCATCGGTGGAGCATCTATAAAGAGGGCAAGCATACGTAACGTTGTTGTTGGTACAGTCGTATTCCAAACGCTTTTGACGATAGCATTGCCAGTTCTCAGTCAAGTAACGCGTGGAGATATCACTGAAGTGATGAGGTTGATCGTCAGTAACGGTATGATACTGTACGCACTCACGCGAGCACCAAGGGAGGCGAGCTGA
- a CDS encoding ABC transporter permease, with translation MERWKRILISYAVPIVFTILCVSAVLIARIPTLFLASEIVRRLSRNTFLVLSLIIPIIAGLGLNFGIVLGAMAGQAALFFVVDWKVKGVLGILIACIIASAISILLGWLAGLTLNKAKGREMITSMILGFFANGIYQLIFLFFVGSLIPYRTKQFLLPEGVGLRNTVDLFGTLASALNNIWIVRFGTVRVFVVPLLIVVALCFLITFLFKTKLGQDIRAVGQDMHIAEVAGIKVNKVRIIAVIMSTVLAAIGQIIYLQDIGTINTYNSHEQIGLFSIAALLVGGASTRKATIWNAIIGVLLFHTLFVVAPSAGNKLFGQPQVGEFFREFLAYAVIAFALAMHGWRTRKILM, from the coding sequence ATGGAGAGATGGAAAAGAATTTTGATCTCTTACGCAGTTCCCATAGTTTTCACTATCCTTTGTGTATCTGCTGTGCTGATAGCGAGAATTCCAACACTCTTCTTGGCTAGTGAAATAGTTAGAAGGCTTAGCAGAAACACCTTCTTGGTGCTTTCCCTCATCATTCCGATAATCGCCGGTTTGGGTCTCAACTTTGGGATCGTTCTGGGAGCCATGGCAGGACAAGCTGCTCTCTTTTTCGTGGTTGACTGGAAGGTGAAAGGTGTTTTAGGGATCTTGATCGCGTGTATCATTGCCAGCGCGATTTCGATACTTCTGGGTTGGCTTGCAGGACTAACTCTCAACAAAGCAAAGGGTAGAGAGATGATCACATCGATGATTTTAGGTTTCTTTGCCAATGGAATATACCAGCTCATTTTTCTCTTCTTCGTAGGTTCGCTGATACCGTACAGAACGAAACAGTTCTTGCTTCCTGAAGGGGTCGGATTGAGGAACACAGTCGATCTATTTGGAACGTTGGCTTCCGCTCTGAACAACATTTGGATCGTTCGTTTCGGTACAGTTCGAGTTTTTGTTGTGCCTTTATTGATAGTGGTTGCTCTGTGCTTTCTGATCACATTTTTGTTCAAGACAAAGCTTGGACAAGATATCAGAGCTGTTGGACAGGACATGCACATCGCCGAGGTGGCCGGTATAAAGGTCAACAAAGTGAGGATCATCGCTGTGATCATGTCCACTGTTCTGGCAGCCATAGGTCAAATCATTTATCTTCAGGATATAGGAACTATCAACACCTACAACAGTCATGAGCAAATAGGTCTCTTTTCGATCGCAGCTTTGTTAGTGGGAGGAGCGTCGACTCGAAAAGCAACAATATGGAATGCGATAATTGGTGTACTACTCTTTCACACACTCTTCGTTGTAGCACCGAGTGCTGGTAACAAGCTTTTTGGTCAACCGCAAGTTGGCGAATTCTTTAGAGAGTTTCTCGCATATGCAGTCATCGCGTTCGCACTCGCGATGCATGGTTGGAGAACAAGAAAGATACTGATGTAA
- the alaS gene encoding alanine--tRNA ligase has protein sequence MTSDEIRSSFLSFFEAKGHKVLPSASLVPDDPQLLFTVAGMVPFKPIFWGKVEPIYTRVATCQKCLRTNDIENVGRTPRHHTFFEMLGNFSFGDYFKEEAILWAWEFVTQVLKLSEDKLWVTVYEEDDEAFEIWRDLVGVPERKIIRMGKDTNFWGPAGPTGPCGPCSEIHYDLGVMNDHSKDVECTPANNDKRFLEIWNLVFTEFYQDDKGKLHPLPKKNIDTGAGLERISAVVQNVKSNFETDLFKPIIEREEELFGVKYGKDENIDVSLRVIADHARAVAFLIADGVFPSNEERGYVLRRILRRAVRHGVLLGANKPFLHKVCRTVIERMKEIYPEVERKRNLIEEITKSEEERFFNTISQGIQMLNEIIERSEGFISGEQLFKLYDTYGFPPDIVVDVAKEKGLKVDLDGFERWMQQQREKSKSAKFDVEYAKAVGDYEELAKVQKTNFVGYQTLEHESVVLMLRKERKVDSAEAGDKVELVTVETPFYAERGGQISDTGRIVWDHGEAFVEHVFIPTEGIIAHVVKVVRDTLRVGQRVKLIVDEGRRKATARNHTATHLLHAALRRILGDHVRQFGSLVTPDKLRFDFTHYEALTEEQLKEIEDLVNEVILKAVPVKIEEKTYKEAVEEGATALFGEKYGDIVRVVKVENFSEELCGGTHVSNTGNIGLFKIVSENAVSAGVRRIEAVTGLNALGYVRKLEITLQQIAGLIQSSVDEVPNRVKNLLKERELLEKELEQMRTKTLTLQIKQSPFEKVKDVNFKAIILHDVDPSTLRNLSDVAISGQDRAIVVIISIQDEKVNFVVRVSKDLTNKISANELARMGASLLGGGGGGRVDFAQAGGKDTSKIEQLLLQMKKLILEKI, from the coding sequence TTGACCTCCGATGAGATCAGATCGAGTTTTCTGAGCTTCTTTGAAGCAAAAGGCCACAAAGTGTTGCCGAGCGCATCACTTGTACCAGATGATCCACAACTTTTGTTCACTGTGGCTGGAATGGTACCGTTCAAACCTATCTTCTGGGGTAAAGTTGAACCAATCTACACGCGTGTGGCAACGTGTCAAAAGTGCCTTAGGACTAACGATATAGAAAACGTTGGCCGAACACCACGGCATCACACTTTTTTTGAAATGCTGGGTAATTTCTCCTTTGGAGATTACTTCAAGGAGGAAGCTATACTTTGGGCATGGGAATTCGTTACGCAGGTTCTTAAATTGAGCGAGGATAAACTCTGGGTTACGGTGTATGAAGAAGACGATGAGGCCTTCGAAATTTGGCGAGATCTGGTCGGTGTTCCAGAAAGAAAGATCATTCGAATGGGTAAAGATACCAACTTTTGGGGACCTGCTGGACCAACGGGACCATGTGGTCCTTGTTCAGAGATACATTACGATCTCGGTGTTATGAACGATCACTCAAAGGATGTAGAATGTACGCCTGCAAACAATGACAAAAGATTCCTAGAAATCTGGAACCTCGTCTTCACCGAGTTCTATCAGGACGACAAAGGCAAGTTGCATCCACTACCAAAGAAAAACATCGACACTGGTGCAGGTTTGGAGAGAATATCGGCAGTCGTGCAAAATGTAAAGAGTAACTTTGAAACAGATTTGTTCAAACCCATCATCGAAAGAGAAGAAGAATTGTTTGGTGTCAAGTATGGAAAAGATGAGAACATAGATGTGTCTCTAAGGGTGATCGCAGATCATGCACGAGCGGTTGCCTTCCTCATAGCGGATGGAGTTTTTCCTTCGAACGAAGAGAGAGGTTATGTACTCAGAAGGATACTCCGCAGGGCGGTACGGCACGGTGTTCTGCTGGGAGCAAACAAGCCATTCCTTCACAAAGTGTGCAGAACAGTTATTGAAAGAATGAAAGAAATCTATCCTGAGGTAGAAAGAAAAAGAAATCTCATCGAAGAAATCACAAAATCTGAAGAGGAAAGATTTTTCAATACGATTTCCCAAGGTATACAAATGCTGAATGAAATCATAGAACGTTCAGAAGGATTCATCAGTGGAGAACAATTGTTTAAACTGTATGATACCTACGGATTTCCTCCAGACATAGTTGTCGACGTGGCTAAGGAAAAAGGGTTAAAGGTTGATCTCGATGGTTTCGAAAGATGGATGCAACAACAGAGGGAAAAATCTAAAAGTGCTAAGTTCGATGTTGAGTATGCAAAAGCTGTAGGAGATTATGAAGAACTTGCCAAGGTTCAAAAAACAAATTTCGTTGGATACCAAACTTTAGAGCATGAATCTGTTGTCCTGATGCTTCGCAAGGAAAGAAAAGTTGATTCCGCAGAAGCTGGGGACAAAGTTGAACTTGTAACTGTTGAGACTCCTTTCTACGCTGAACGTGGTGGTCAAATCAGTGATACAGGTCGTATCGTTTGGGATCATGGAGAAGCCTTCGTAGAACATGTTTTTATTCCAACAGAAGGCATCATAGCACACGTGGTGAAAGTAGTTAGAGATACGCTTCGAGTTGGCCAAAGGGTAAAACTGATCGTCGATGAAGGAAGAAGGAAAGCTACCGCAAGGAATCATACGGCGACGCATCTGCTACACGCGGCATTGAGGAGAATATTGGGTGATCACGTCAGGCAGTTCGGCTCGCTGGTCACTCCCGATAAACTCAGGTTTGATTTCACTCACTATGAAGCTTTAACTGAAGAACAGTTGAAAGAAATTGAAGATCTCGTGAACGAAGTGATCCTTAAAGCCGTTCCGGTGAAAATTGAGGAAAAAACTTACAAGGAAGCTGTTGAAGAAGGTGCCACAGCTCTATTCGGGGAAAAGTATGGAGACATCGTGAGAGTAGTAAAAGTTGAAAATTTCAGTGAAGAACTTTGTGGAGGAACCCACGTTTCCAATACGGGCAATATAGGCCTTTTCAAAATAGTTTCAGAAAATGCTGTTTCAGCTGGGGTACGTAGAATCGAAGCTGTAACAGGTTTAAATGCCTTAGGATATGTGAGAAAATTGGAAATAACACTTCAACAAATAGCGGGGTTGATCCAATCCTCAGTGGATGAAGTTCCAAATAGAGTGAAAAATCTACTCAAAGAAAGAGAGCTTCTAGAGAAAGAACTTGAACAGATGAGGACAAAAACTTTGACTTTGCAAATCAAACAATCACCATTCGAGAAAGTGAAAGATGTCAACTTCAAAGCGATCATTCTTCACGATGTAGATCCCTCAACGCTCAGAAACCTTTCTGATGTTGCGATCTCCGGCCAAGATCGAGCTATCGTGGTCATTATTTCAATCCAAGATGAAAAAGTGAACTTCGTCGTGAGGGTATCGAAAGATTTAACGAACAAGATCTCTGCGAATGAACTAGCCCGAATGGGAGCGAGTTTACTGGGTGGCGGTGGTGGTGGACGAGTAGATTTCGCGCAAGCAGGTGGAAAAGATACCAGCAAAATTGAGCAACTTCTACTCCAAATGAAGAAATTGATTCTCGAAAAAATTTGA